A genomic stretch from Phycisphaerae bacterium includes:
- a CDS encoding PilT/PilU family type 4a pilus ATPase yields MSEKKQPIDSHVHFEVEPEINKYFKLAIKAKASDLHLKVGQPPKLRINEDIKGTTAEPFTEDKLEKLVFEILTEKQKQFFMENGTLDFVYEAGPIDRFRVNIFRQRTKLSLSARKITSQIPAFDSLHLPPMVKTIADTSYEGLILVTGSAGCGKSTTLAAMLDHINHTRPCHILTIEDPLEFIYTDKKAIVSQREVGIDVTDIEDALRSLTRQDPDVVMISEMKDQKTFSAAMRAAETGHLVFGTILSASAAQTIQRILDLYPPEERDLARQTFATTFKGIINQMLLPGIKKDVPRVPAVEILISNPIVKKLILEKRENSLDGVIKSCQKEGMQDLTESLHLLVEGDWIDMKIALQYAPNIDELKMALKGIRSSSTGVL; encoded by the coding sequence ATGTCTGAAAAAAAACAACCGATTGACAGTCATGTACATTTTGAAGTAGAACCAGAGATTAACAAGTATTTCAAGCTTGCCATTAAGGCAAAAGCCAGTGATTTGCATCTAAAAGTCGGCCAGCCTCCCAAGTTGCGTATCAATGAGGACATAAAAGGCACAACTGCGGAGCCTTTTACAGAAGATAAACTTGAAAAGCTTGTCTTCGAAATCTTAACAGAGAAACAAAAACAATTTTTCATGGAAAACGGCACTCTCGACTTTGTTTACGAGGCCGGTCCAATAGATAGATTCCGGGTTAACATATTCAGGCAAAGGACCAAACTCAGTCTTTCCGCAAGAAAAATCACATCACAGATACCGGCTTTCGACTCGCTGCATTTGCCGCCTATGGTTAAAACCATTGCCGATACATCTTACGAAGGACTTATTCTCGTAACAGGCTCGGCCGGTTGCGGAAAAAGTACGACGCTTGCCGCTATGCTTGACCATATTAACCACACCCGTCCCTGCCATATTCTCACTATCGAAGACCCTCTTGAATTCATTTATACAGATAAAAAAGCTATCGTTTCGCAAAGGGAAGTCGGCATTGACGTAACTGACATCGAAGATGCACTGAGGTCATTAACAAGGCAGGACCCGGACGTGGTAATGATTAGCGAAATGAAAGACCAGAAAACCTTTTCCGCGGCCATGAGAGCCGCAGAGACAGGCCATCTTGTTTTCGGGACTATACTTTCCGCAAGTGCGGCACAAACTATACAAAGAATTCTCGATTTGTATCCGCCGGAAGAACGCGACCTTGCAAGGCAGACTTTTGCGACAACCTTTAAGGGTATTATAAACCAGATGCTTTTGCCGGGAATTAAAAAAGATGTGCCAAGAGTGCCGGCAGTTGAAATACTTATTTCAAACCCCATCGTCAAAAAACTGATTCTTGAAAAACGAGAAAACTCGCTCGACGGTGTTATTAAAAGTTGTCAGAAGGAAGGAATGCAGGACTTAACCGAAAGTCTGCATTTGCTTGTTGAGGGCGATTGGATCGATATGAAAATCGCACTCCAATACGCGCCAAATATTGACGAGCTTAAAATGGCTCTTAAAGGAATAAGATCAAGTTCGACTGGTGTTCTCTAA
- a CDS encoding YkgJ family cysteine cluster protein, whose translation MAKKKKVKKALCHKCAGLCCRYVALPIETPTEKGDFDDIRWYLTHKHVSVFVEKKSWYISIENKCRYLSAKDHRCRIYDKRPRICRGYKNIDCEFSQNEYNYDLHFTNDREMEEYIKIKFDNNKTNRLSKVKRLRSK comes from the coding sequence ATGGCTAAGAAAAAGAAAGTAAAAAAGGCTTTATGTCATAAATGTGCCGGCCTGTGCTGCAGATATGTGGCGCTGCCGATTGAAACGCCCACTGAAAAAGGCGATTTTGACGATATCCGATGGTATCTTACGCATAAACACGTTTCTGTATTTGTGGAAAAGAAAAGCTGGTATATAAGCATAGAAAATAAATGCAGATATCTATCGGCTAAAGACCATCGCTGTAGAATATACGATAAAAGGCCGCGAATCTGCCGAGGGTATAAGAACATCGATTGCGAATTCAGCCAAAATGAGTACAATTACGACCTGCATTTTACCAATGACAGGGAGATGGAAGAATATATAAAAATAAAATTCGATAATAATAAGACCAACCGATTGTCTAAAGTTAAACGATTAAGAAGTAAATAA
- the hisS gene encoding histidine--tRNA ligase, translating into MKIQAVKGTRDFYPEDMARRNFIIDGWKKASIRNGFAEFDGPIFEYLAMYQLKSGDEISSQLFAFEDRGERMLAIRPEITPTLARMVNQRINALPRPIKWFSVPRLCRAERPQKGRLREFFQWNIDIIGVDDCLADAEVIFCAVDYLGQTGLTSNDVVVRISSRRLIAAMLEYFGIEKTQLEKVYAALDKKSKVPAETFEKMLEETITDAEKRQKVQNLMAVSSLKQLEDFAGNDAKSKEAVDELNRLFDYLNIMGITEFCKFDIGIVRGLAYYTGIVFEIYDKSEQLRAICGGGRYDNLLADFGGPKISATGMGMGDCVLGIVLEERGLFKNIGENNKVDYFVVYAEDTLQNEAIGIVAKLRQGGKVTDFSYKGGSLGKQLKQASAQSAAKCVIIGQEFTQKGEIIIKDMNSGNQQNMSANDFFNQLG; encoded by the coding sequence ATGAAGATACAGGCAGTAAAAGGCACAAGAGATTTTTATCCTGAAGATATGGCCAGGAGAAATTTTATCATCGACGGCTGGAAAAAGGCGTCGATTCGCAATGGCTTTGCGGAATTCGACGGGCCGATTTTCGAGTACCTCGCAATGTATCAGCTAAAAAGCGGCGATGAAATCTCATCGCAGCTTTTCGCGTTCGAAGACAGAGGCGAAAGAATGCTGGCGATTCGGCCGGAAATTACGCCGACGCTTGCGCGAATGGTCAATCAGAGAATTAACGCTCTGCCAAGGCCTATAAAGTGGTTTTCAGTTCCGAGACTGTGCAGGGCTGAACGGCCGCAAAAGGGCAGGCTTAGAGAATTTTTCCAGTGGAATATCGACATCATAGGCGTTGACGATTGTCTTGCGGATGCGGAAGTGATTTTCTGCGCGGTCGATTATCTTGGGCAGACAGGCCTTACGAGCAATGATGTGGTTGTAAGGATTTCGAGCAGGAGACTTATAGCCGCGATGCTCGAATATTTCGGGATAGAAAAGACACAGCTTGAAAAAGTTTATGCCGCGCTGGACAAGAAAAGCAAAGTGCCAGCGGAAACCTTCGAGAAAATGCTCGAAGAGACAATTACCGATGCCGAAAAAAGACAAAAAGTGCAGAACCTTATGGCGGTTAGCTCTTTAAAGCAGCTTGAAGATTTCGCAGGCAATGATGCAAAATCGAAAGAAGCGGTTGATGAACTGAACCGGCTGTTCGATTATCTTAATATTATGGGGATAACGGAATTTTGCAAATTCGATATAGGCATCGTCAGAGGACTTGCGTATTATACCGGCATAGTTTTCGAGATTTACGATAAGTCGGAACAGTTGCGGGCGATTTGCGGCGGCGGAAGATATGATAATCTGCTTGCGGATTTCGGCGGACCAAAAATAAGCGCTACCGGTATGGGTATGGGCGATTGCGTACTTGGTATAGTACTTGAAGAAAGAGGACTTTTTAAGAACATCGGCGAAAATAATAAAGTCGATTACTTTGTCGTTTATGCAGAAGATACTTTGCAGAACGAAGCAATCGGAATTGTCGCTAAGTTGCGGCAGGGGGGCAAAGTAACAGATTTCAGCTATAAAGGCGGTTCGCTGGGCAAACAGTTGAAACAGGCGTCGGCGCAGTCGGCGGCGAAATGTGTAATCATCGGGCAGGAATTTACGCAGAAAGGCGAAATCATAATTAAGGACATGAACAGCGGCAATCAGCAAAACATGTCTGCGAACGATTTTTTCAACCAGCTCGGATAG
- a CDS encoding HYExAFE family protein, which produces MANIAGNHYEKAFESWLKDNGIQYLLVDQQKRTAFSKSKIKSFDFLFYSPDRRAYLAEIKGRKFSGKTFTAFGTLPNWVTADDVKGLENWAKIFGECYQGLFVFVYNLENIDVDTDGREIYECRDRRYVFMAVALGDYQKGQTLRSKKWETVHLPAEFYKNCVINPEELICTKVRF; this is translated from the coding sequence ATGGCAAATATTGCCGGTAACCATTATGAAAAAGCTTTTGAAAGCTGGCTGAAAGATAACGGAATTCAGTATCTTCTGGTCGACCAGCAAAAAAGAACGGCATTTTCAAAAAGTAAAATTAAAAGCTTCGACTTCCTTTTTTATTCACCTGACCGGCGAGCGTATCTTGCGGAAATCAAAGGGCGGAAATTTTCCGGGAAGACTTTTACGGCCTTTGGAACTTTGCCGAACTGGGTAACAGCCGATGATGTCAAAGGGCTTGAAAACTGGGCTAAAATTTTCGGCGAATGCTATCAGGGCCTGTTTGTTTTTGTGTATAATCTTGAAAATATAGATGTCGATACCGACGGCAGAGAAATTTACGAATGCCGCGACAGAAGATATGTCTTTATGGCGGTCGCACTTGGCGATTATCAAAAAGGACAGACCCTCCGCAGTAAAAAATGGGAAACTGTGCATTTGCCTGCCGAGTTTTATAAAAATTGTGTTATTAATCCTGAAGAATTGATTTGTACGAAAGTTAGATTTTGA
- the bioB gene encoding biotin synthase BioB: MNKKVAQIAEEILNGKIIDRAEIECLFSLGAEDFDDLLYWANRIRQKFFGNKIKVCSIVPGRLGGCTEDCKFCAQSSGYETAFKETKTLTDEEILDAAGKAKQNGVQNFGIVYSGKTISEKELQRLEKLISKIKNEIGIGLCGGFGIIDYKQAQRLADAGMSRYNHNLETSRNHFKNIVTTHDYDSRIETVKAAKKAGLGLCTGGLFGIGETDCDRIDMALQIRELGADMVPMNFLHPIAGTPMGDMPTMQPRDILRLIALYRFILPKVHIKAAGGRKLNLRDMQSWIFYAGATAIISGNYLTTAGRAVEEDLQMIKDLGLEANTD; the protein is encoded by the coding sequence TTGAATAAAAAAGTCGCTCAAATTGCGGAAGAAATACTAAACGGCAAAATCATCGACAGAGCCGAAATAGAATGTCTGTTTTCACTCGGTGCAGAGGATTTCGATGACCTGCTTTACTGGGCCAATCGGATACGACAAAAATTTTTCGGCAATAAAATTAAAGTCTGCTCCATAGTTCCTGGCAGGCTGGGCGGGTGCACTGAAGATTGTAAATTCTGTGCGCAATCGTCAGGATACGAAACCGCATTTAAAGAAACTAAAACCCTTACGGATGAAGAAATTCTTGATGCCGCCGGAAAGGCAAAACAAAACGGCGTTCAGAATTTCGGCATAGTTTACAGCGGAAAAACAATCTCTGAAAAAGAATTGCAGAGACTTGAAAAACTAATCTCTAAAATAAAAAATGAAATCGGTATCGGCCTGTGCGGCGGATTTGGAATAATAGATTATAAACAGGCGCAACGACTGGCTGATGCGGGTATGAGCCGATATAATCATAACCTTGAGACTTCGAGAAACCATTTCAAAAATATTGTAACAACGCACGATTACGACTCACGTATCGAGACGGTAAAAGCGGCCAAAAAGGCGGGGCTTGGATTGTGTACGGGAGGTTTGTTTGGTATCGGTGAAACTGATTGCGACAGAATCGATATGGCACTGCAAATTAGAGAACTCGGCGCAGATATGGTTCCGATGAATTTTCTTCATCCTATAGCCGGTACGCCTATGGGCGATATGCCGACAATGCAGCCGCGGGATATTTTACGATTGATTGCTTTGTATCGCTTCATTCTGCCGAAGGTTCATATAAAAGCGGCCGGCGGACGAAAACTCAATCTGCGCGATATGCAGAGCTGGATTTTTTATGCCGGTGCGACGGCGATAATCAGCGGCAATTATCTGACAACTGCCGGCAGGGCGGTTGAAGAAGATTTGCAAATGATAAAAGATTTGGGCCTTGAGGCAAACACTGACTGA